A window of Castanea sativa cultivar Marrone di Chiusa Pesio chromosome 1, ASM4071231v1 contains these coding sequences:
- the LOC142631932 gene encoding uncharacterized protein LOC142631932, with translation MEAVIPLESGFPTLKSDQYNVESNHDMLCDSLNTIEERREVASVKMGSYQQKLKQTYDKGVKSRPLVPGDLVLRKVVGTARNPAWGKLGPNWEVPYRITPVAGVGAYRLEHLDGRVVHRPWNVNNLRRYYY, from the coding sequence ATGGAGGCGGTAATCCCGTTGGAGTCAGGCTTTCCCACCTTGAAATCTGATCAGTATAATGTTGAGAGCAATCATGATATGCTGTGCGATAGTTTGAATACTATTGAAGAAAGAAGGGAAGTAGCCAGTGTGAAGATGGGCAGCTACCAACAGAAACTCAAGCAAACATATGACAAAGGAGTAAAGTCAAGACCTTTAGTACCAGGAGATTTGGTATTAAGAAAAGTGGTGGGGACAGCAAGAAATCCTGCCTGGGGTAAGTTAGGGCCTAATTGGGAAGTACCGTATAGAATTACGCCTGTAGCAGGTGTGGGGGCCTATCGTTTAGAACATTTAGATGGAAGAGTAGTTCatcgcccctggaatgtaaacaacttACGACGTTATTACTATTAA
- the LOC142631971 gene encoding uncharacterized protein LOC142631971, with product MDHIDKYKRVEEDQIQSKGKAKLYPEKKDLRGMGYQGSRPRRDFPSRPLPAETPLVTSLFKELVHHILEKIRDEPYFRQPNKMSGDASLRNQNLHCHYHQDKGHTIEECRMLHDHLNQLAKAGKLNHFLSRLDGQVGHQGTRMYHGYIPLPALGTINVILAQPRREAEDPSRIMSVHSSFGNEVMEGSNQLAKRMRFSATPVLGFSEEDKEGTCQPHDDALLKEEDLEKYDSPLVGFDGKQIPMSLSDQEKTSFHALNGNYHYRVMPFGLKNAGSTYQRMVTRMFELQLGHNMEAYINDMVIKSKKVGDHLRDLQETFSVLRRYKLRLNASKCSF from the exons ATGGACCATATAGACAAATATAAACGGGTGGAGGAGGACCAGAttcaaagcaaaggaaaagcGAAGTTATATCCGGAGAAAAAAGATCTTCGGGGAATGGGGTATCAAGGCAGTCGGCCTAGGCGAGACTTTCCAAGTCGTCCATTGCCAGCTGAAACTCCTTTGGTTACTTCACTATTCAAGGAGCTTGTACATCACATATTGGAGAAAATACGAGACGAACCATACTTTAGACAACCTAACAAgatgagtggagatgcatctttgaggaatcaaaatcttcattgtcATTATCATCAAGACAAGGGACATACCATAGAAGAGTGTCGGATGTTGCATGACCATTTGAACCAATTAGCCAAGGCAGGAAAGCTCAATCATTTCTTGTCTAGGCTGGACGGGCAAGTTGGACATCAAGGTACGCGAATGTATCATGGATATATTCCTCTGCCAGCATTAGGCACCATTAACGTTATTTTGGCGCAGCCGAGAAGAGAAGCCGAGGACCCTTCTCGGATCATGTCTGTGCATAGTAGTTTTGGAAACGAAGTCATGGAGGGAAGCAATCAACTGGCTAAAAGAATGAGGTTCTCGGCGACGCCAGTGTTGGGTTTTTCTGAGGAAGATAAGGAGGGAACATgtcaaccccatgatgatgcatTG TTGAAAGAAGAGGATTTGGAGAAGTATGATTCCCCGTTAGTAGGTTTTGATGGGAAACAG ATACCTATGTCATTgagtgatcaggagaagacatCTTTTCATGCTCTTAATGGCAATTACCATTATcgagtaatgccctttggtcttaAGAATGCAGGCTCCACTTATCAAAGGAtggtgactagaatgtttgagttGCAGTTGGGGCATAATATGGAAGCATATATCAATGACATGGTGATTAAAAGTAAGAAAGTAGGGGACCATTTGAGGGACTTACAAGAAACCTTCTCAGTCCTTAGGAGGTATAAATTGCGTTTGAATGCTTCCAAGTGCTCCTTTTGA